The following proteins are encoded in a genomic region of Leucoraja erinacea ecotype New England chromosome 23, Leri_hhj_1, whole genome shotgun sequence:
- the pmp22b gene encoding peripheral myelin protein 22b produces the protein MIVLLAGIIVLHLSVLVLLLISTIVNSWWYYGESNSLDIWQNCTWVDSWNCQQYTTNEWLQAVQAMMILSIIFCFLSVILFFCQLFALQKGGRFYITGVFQLLAGICVMSGAAIYTVQYPHIHGERYDGSYGFSYILAWIAFPLALCSGIIYIILRKRE, from the exons ATGATCGTCTTGTTGGCGGGCATCATTGTGCTTCATCTGAGCGTCCTGGTTTTGCTGCTCATTTCTACCATTGTCAAT TCCTGGTGGTATTACGGCGAATCCAATAGTTTGGATATCTGGCAGAATTGTACATGGGTCGATTCCTGGAACTGCCAGCAATATACTACGAACG AATGGCTGCAAGCTGTTCAGGCGATGATGATCTTGTCCATCATCTTCTGCTTCCTGTCGGTGATTCTGTTTTTCTGCCAGCTATTTGCACTTCAGAAAGGAGGTCGCTTTTACATCACTGGAGTCTTTCAGCTGCTGGCAG GCATTTGTGTAATGAGTGGAGCTGCGATATACACGGTGCAATACCCGCACATCCACGGGGAACGCTATGATGGGAGCTATGGATTTTCCTACATCTTGGCATGGATTGCCTTTCCCTTGGCTCTTTGCAGTGGAATTATCTACATCATTCTAAGAAAACGTGAATGA